A region from the Canis lupus dingo isolate Sandy chromosome X, ASM325472v2, whole genome shotgun sequence genome encodes:
- the LOC125754666 gene encoding translation initiation factor IF-2-like, with product MFRAEGGREQRKGPRGLGFGRGARAASSEAAAAPGDPPTPATSAREEARGRYRARPPRDAPRPPAPSRSSGERPRTGVRVPERRRAHTRDNLERRSPRSAHARESPETSAPGQSFRHAGRGHRGSTNPRPAAGDRRPGACVLGTWRLRRGTGGRQARAAARCGAAPGVAGDVAPGPPELKAAAPRSVFQLRSVLN from the exons ATGTTCC GTGCAGAGGGCGGAAGGGAGCAGCGCAAGGGCCCGCGGGGACTCGGGTTCGGGAGAGGGGCGCGGGCCGCCAGctcggaggcggcggcggcccccgGGGATCCGCCCACCCCAGCGACGTCAGCCCGAGAAGAGGCGCGAGGGCGCTACAGGGCCCGCCCGCCCCGGGACGCACCgcggccccccgcgccctcccggaGCAGCGGTGAGCGTCCCCGAACAGGGGTGCGCGTCCCCGAGCGCCGCCGGGCACACACACGCGACAACCTAGAGCGTCGCTCACCGAGAAGCGCACACGCCCGGGAATCTCCGGAGACGTCGGCGCCGGGACAGAGCTTCCGGCACGCGGGGCGGGGCCACCGAGGCTCCACCAATCCGAGGCCGGCGGCTGGAGACCGCAGGCCGGGCGCATGCGTGCTGGGTACGTGGCGTCTGCGCAGAGGGACCGGCGGCCGTCAAGCCCGCGCCGCCGCTCGCTGTGGGGCGGCCCCGGGCGTGGCGGGCGACGTGGCCCCGGGGCctcctgagttgaaggcagccgCCCCCAGGAGCGTTTTTCAGCTGCGAAGTGTGTTGAACTAA